DNA sequence from the Conger conger chromosome 18, fConCon1.1, whole genome shotgun sequence genome:
gtacagtttattcgactaagcaggagacaatcctcccctggagcaatgcagggttaagggccttgctcaagggcccaacggctgtgcggatcttattgtggctaaactgggattcgaacccccaaccttgcctgtcccagtcatttaccttaaccactacgctacaggacaCCCCATTCTACTATGCTGAGATGTACGCTGCAACAGacatccaaaaaaataataatatttaaaaaaatacattcactgaactgtttttgtcatccaaggcacttgcattatgtaaataaatacttaaatgtTCCTTGCCAGGACATTTTTGTTGGTTGGTTGTTGGGAATGCCGTTCCTACAGTCAGTGTCGTCCCCATTGGGGTTGGCACAGGAGAAAGGtatttgtcttgtcttgttatttatttgttgtgtgGCTATATTCCCACAATCActgttattatttaataataataaataaatagacagCAAAACTGGAAGTGTGAGAAGCACTGTATAtcggtaaatggtcggcatttatatagcacctttatccaaagcggtgtATaatagatgcttctcattcacctattcacacacacactcaaagcgATTGGCcgctcctcaggagcatttgggggttaggtgtcttgctcagggacacttcgacacacccagggcgggattgaacaggcaaccctccgactgccagacgactgctctcacctcctgagacATGTCAAACATGGAGTCACGGCTCTTCAATGGAAGCTGATGGACAGCACTCTCTGCTTTCCCTCTCAGTTTATCTTCAGTCCTCACAGCAGGTAAAATGCAGATACATTCCCATTAGTTTAATAAGTGCAGTGGTGTCCAGGCTTATTGAAAAAGACCCAGTGCGGGCGCAGGTTTTTTAGCCCAGCTCTAAGACATGATTACTTCATTGAAGCCCACCATTCGTTATTTAGTTGAATTAGGTGTAGTGGTGCTGGCCTAAAACAAAAGTCTGCCCTTTTTCGGATAAGACGACACCCCTGGATTAGCGGTAGATGAGAAGCACTGTAAACCCAGGGGCCGGTATCACGAAggaggattattgagttagctagttaactgcaccgagtaaaacccggaacccacCCAAAcgtggaacatggactgaagttaaAAGATCTGTTCCGGGTTTTTCTCAGTCATTCAGCTgacgcagtaatcctgcttcaggATGCAGGCCCTAGACTCCCgtaaaaggtgtgttttcatcttttttttttaaacagactgGAGACTGGCACATATACAGTAATCTGGGCTGGCATGCAATCTGTGTGAATATTGGCATAGTCCTGGCAGGCAACAGGATGCTTGTAGCCATCTGAAGGGGACAATGAGAGCCTGGGAAGAATGCATTAGACAGTGTGTTGGCAGGACTCACTGCATTCTGTCCATTCTTTTCACCAAGAAGGCACAATGGCTCCaattatatttgcatttccACAAGGAACACTTGGGCACCGGACCCAGGAGGCTCGGAAAATCGCTCTCCCACACATGGCGGGATAGAATGCTTTAGTTAATGTCTAAATTAACACGCGTGGTTTGGTTAAATGGCATAAAAGTGATTTGTACCGAGCTGTGCTCTGGGTAACTAGCATTTACACATTATGCCCATTTGTGTTTTATCTTCCCTTAACTGCATGTATAAACTTACTGTATAtcattgtatattttattataagacTTAGCCCTGAGGCAGTATTTATCTAATggcaataaagtttttttttattattgagctGAATTGCATAGAAGAGGTTAATTGAATAGATAAAAACCTATGCAATGTCCTGAGGTACTCACGGGAGCTCCTGGGAATCCCAGAGATATAAAACTACAGCGCTTGTCAATGGATTTCCCCTCCCACATGCATTGTTGCTAAACATGGCTCGTTGCTTGCTCATGGAACCCGGCCCAAATACGCACAGCAGGAGGGAGAATGGGGACATGATGTCACCTGCAGCATTCTTAAAcgaccactagatggcagcatGAGCTAAATGGTTAGTGTAGGACTAAGGTTACAGTGGACAGGAAGCAGTTGGCTCATTGCTTGAGAACAAAGTGTTCATATAGAGACAGGAAACAGGGTGGCTGGATTTGGGGTTTTCGCCCTGTGTGGGGAAAATGTGGGATCCTAAGGGGAGAGATAAGAGGAAGGAATAGAAGAATcgcagacagaaagagaggaggagcaaTGTTTAAGTCAATCTCACCGCGTGATAGGAGGTGACCTTCGCTCCCTCCCTGTCAAGCCTGCCCCGCTGTCGGCCCTCCCAGATACAGGGCCAAAGTCCGCGTCGGCGTGTCCGGGGGCCGTGTTAGACCTGGGACTGCATGAGTTTAGACTGTCAGTGTGTCTGAGCCCCCTGCCGATCCTTCCAGAAAGCCCATCGTCATGGCGCCTCGTACCCgactcttgctctccctcctgctgtgtGTCGTCCTGAGGGGCCCCGCCACCCTGGGCCAGGAGGAGCGGGACGGCCCCAGGGCCACCCTCGCGCCCCCGGGAGGGCTCAGCGAGGAGCAGGGCTCCCGGGCCAGTCCCAGCGGGGCTCCCCAGGATGAGGAGTCCAGCTGGGGCCTCAACTCCATCCGGGACGGCTTCCAGGCCGTCAACGGCTACTTCGACTCCATCGTGGAGGTCATGGGGGGTCGCAACGGAGTGTGTCAGTACCGCTGCCGCTACGGTGAGttcagcgctgtgtgtgtgtgtgagtgtgtgtgtgtgtgtgtgtgtgtgtgtgtgtgtgtgtgtgtgtgagagtgtgtgtgtgtgtgtgtgtgtgtgtgtgtgtgtgtgagtgtgagtgtgagtgtgagtgtgagtgtgtgtgtgtgtgtgagtgtgagtgtgtgtgtgtgtgtgtgtgtgagtgtgtgtgtgtgtgtgagagtgtgtgtgtgtgtgtgtgtgtgagagagagtgtgtgtgtgtgagtgtgagtgtgagtgtgagtgtgagtgtgagtgtgagtgtgtgtgtgtgtgtgtgtgtgtgtgtgtgtgtgtgtgagtgtgagtgtgagtgtgagtgtgagtgtgtgtgtgtgtgtgtgagagagagagagtgtgtgtgagtgtgtgtgtgtgtgtatgtgtgtgtgtgtgtgagagagagagtgtgtgtgagtgtgtgtgtgagagtatgagtgtgagtgtgtgtgtgtgtgtgagagagagagtgtgtgtgtgagtgtgtgtgtgagagagagagtgtgtgtgagtgtgtgtgtgtgtgtgtgtgtgtgagtgtgagtgtgagtgtgagtgtgtgtgtgtgtgtgtgtgtgtgtgtgtgtgtgtgtgagtgtgagtgtgagtgtgtgaaagaaagACACAGACCGTATGGTGACAGAGACACAGTTCAGTGTGCATGCCCATTTAGTTCTTATAAAAGCAGTGTTTTGTCCAGTCTCACAACGGTAACAGAcaggacaggagcagggaaTCAGTTTGTCGTTCCCCCTTCCAGGTGTCAGGTGTACAGTTTTACTTTGGCATAGCGATAAAGCTCAGTTTGAGTCTGAGTTTGAGCTGAATGCTCGTGAAGTTGCAGCCTCAGGTTATTTTCCCTTCGAGCGacacagggagggaggcagagcaCTTCTAACGCACCGCACGGTCTGGCTTCGCTTATGTCTCTCAGCTACTCACACCGCACCTCACAGCCCAGCAATGGCACTCCAGCAAAGGTGTTTCAGTCGTTCCCCACTCCTGACGCTCTGCTACTGTACGTGTGATCAGCCATTTTCTgtcctcaaaccaccccgtgGAACAACCTCCCAGAAGCTATGAGATCTGCAGAGTCTGTGCTGCtttgcagagagagggagagaccgtGCCAACTAGTGCCATTTCTGGCAGACAGAAAGTCATTGCCCATATTTTCTTTCCCAGACAAGGAAAGTGTGTCAAAAAatgtcataaataaataaataaaatccacacGAGCTGCTCAAATAACTTTGAGAAACAGTAAACCAAATGATAAAAGTAGGGAACAGAGTGaactgcaaaatgaaaaatgcattagGCAGTGAATCCTTCCCAGGAAAATTGCATACCGTACCGGTCTATGCTAGAGGGAACATTGacacagtgagcaatttattaggtacaccagcttgttactgcaaatattttatcagccaatcatgtggcataaaagcatgcagatgtggtcaagaggtccagctgttgttcagaccaaatgtgagaatggggaagaaatgcaatctactgtgactttgaccgtggaatgattgttggtgccagacagggtggtttgagtatctcagaaactgctgatcttctatgaacatgttgttaatgagagaggtcagaggagaatggccagactggtcaaagcttacaggaaggtgacagtaacacaaataacatgcatgcattacaatagtggtatgcagaagagcatctcagaacatgCAGCATgttaaacctcttaagtggataggctacagcagcagaagacctaagtctaataaatacctaataaagtattcACCGAGTATATGttggatttttttaaacaggtgAGGAAGCACTGGGATATTTGCTTATATACAGTCTATGGAGTGAACATAACctacattttaggcattttaGGAATTTAGAAATCCCCCCTGGATGGATATTTTTGGtcccaaaaaaaagaatgtctgggGAAAAGAGATGTCTGGTCAGCCCGGTCTATATGAGGACTGATGTATATACAGTTTCCTGCTCCCTGCTACAATGGTTACAATTGTTATACACATTTccaatgtttgttttcaaatgtgaaATACTGCTTTTCTTTTATGTATATTATTagatttttcaaatatattcaatGGCCAAaaatatttaccatttaccaccatATTGAATATAGTCCCATAAACTGTGGGGCACACCTGTGTGTGGGCTAATGCaggtattttctctctctcaggaaagGCTCCTCTTGCTCGGCCGAACTACAAAACTCCTGAACCCAATGGCTGCAGCTCCTCCCTGATTGGATTCCAGGTTCCTGAAAGCGTATGCAtgaaattacagttatttagctgatgcatggatcttattgtggttatatGGACCACCAAccccagttacattacattacattattggcatttggcagacgctcttatccagatcgacgtacagttgattagactaagcaggagacaatcctcccctggagcaattcagggttaagggccttgctcaagggcccaatggctgtgcggatcttattgtggctacaccgggattagaaccactgaccttgtgtgtccccgtcatttaccttaaccactacgctacaggccgcccagttaACAACAGCCAAGCGACtgagccactgggctacagtcTACCCCATATgcaggacacacatacacataagcacacacacaatgtacagtGTGTACCTAACCGTCTGACCCTGCTCTCCAGCTGGACATGGGGATCCCGGTCATGACGAAGTGCTGTAATCAGCTGGACCTCTGCTACGACACCTGCGGCTCCAACAAGTACCGCTGTGACTCCAAGTTCCGCTGGTGCCTGCACGGCATATGCTCCGACCTCAAAAGGAGCCTGGGCTTCGTGTCAAAGGTCGAAGGTCAGCTGCCCTCCCCTTGGTTCACCTATTCACCGTTGTGTATCGTGTATTAGATTCATGGGCACATTTCTAAATGTATCATATGCCATGGcccccaaaatggccgccctcttGGCGTGGAATCCCACCTCAAGAAAAAgcttttgtttatgttgatgccTGTTTACAGAACAGCAATATAGCTGCAATGCAATAGATACAATGTAATGGATATTTTATCTGATATGAATATAGAACCATTGCAATATCACAATTTTAATAATAGCCTATCACAGTTTCAAcaaattacaaatctaaaaaggTTTACTTTTTACCTTAAGTATACCTTATAGAATGGATCGAATatggaaaaatgaaaattgtaGAATATGGTGTGTTTGCTGAGGACTTCATGGAACCCAGACCCCTATTTGTGAACTATGAGATTCAGAATAGTGTATACAATTCTCAAGTTTTTTTCCTTGTATCTGCCTCTCCCCCtacttctctcctctctctcctccctctcttctctccctccccagcttGTGAGACGATTGCAGACACCCTGTACAACACCGTCTGGACTCTGGGCTGCAGGTCCTACATGAACAGCCAGAGGTCAGCATGCTTCTGTGATGAAGAAGAGAAGGATGAACTATGAGTGGCCACCCAGAGCCTCAGAGCGTAGCATAGAGCTGgagtacacaacacacaaccgcacaggaacacacaacacaacacaggagtacacaacacagcacacaaccGCAtaggaacacacaacacaacacaggagTACACAACACAGTACACGACTGCATacgaacacacaacacaacacaggaacacataacacaacacaggagtacacaacacagcacaggaacacaaaacacaacaccggggtacacaacacagcacacaatcacataggaacacacaccacaacacacaacacagcatagtaatacacagcacagcagagcacagtgatgaaacacacacactacagaactTTATGGACAATCTATCATCAGTGAGAATTTGAAGACTGAACAAgaccatgacacacacacactgaagtcacacaaatatgcatactgacaaacacacatggaatacatggaatcaatctggttgcccttctctgaaccttttccagcacctctatatctttcttatagggCAGTCCCTGGAACTGgtcacagtactccaagtgtggtctgaCAAGGGTCATGTTTGCTATAGAACTAGTGTGCAGTTAGACACCCACATTCAGCTAATGGGACTGCTGGCCCTCACTCCAGAACAGGAGAAATGTGTAAAGAACTGACAGTCCTTGTCACTAGATTGAggcaattattttttgttacaaTTTAGAGAATTTCCATAAAGGGCTACTCTAAAATTGCTTTACAGAGAGATGCCACTGGCACAGCACTTGAAAGCTGTCCAGACATGGTATTCCATGTGATAGAGAGACAATATTGCCGCAGTGTTGCATTAAATTACACATTGTATTATATTAGCTGCCAATGTTATGTTTGTCAGGACACcgaagtgaatattaataacGTGTGAAGATATATTTACCCCTGTCCTGGTAATTCCATATGCTTGGGACTGTTAAACACTGACCCAGgcaaacacagtcacagagcaaATGAAGCAACTGGAACTCAAATGTGAATTGCTGCTTTAAATGGATGTATTAAATTCAAGAAAGCTGTAGCCCTACATGCAGTTGTAGGGAATTGATTGTATAAATTATTTCAATGTGTGCAGCTGAAGACGTAGACAGAGTACTAATTTTAATGTTACTGTAGCTCACAAAATCAGGGTTTTAAGTTATTGAATGTTCAGGTTTTCTATTTCGTTTCTGCATCCAGTGATGATGAATGATATAATCTGCCATGGAGTTATGTTTCTCTGTCTGGATCttgctttgtatttttaaataaaacgtaTCAATAATTCATAAAAACACAGACCATTTGCACTGACAGTGGTACTCACAGATATTGTCTTGGTTTTAtcataataaaattataatgTGTGCAAGAATTATGGCCTAAACCATTGTTTTTGGCAGTaatattttgttgtgtttaatCAAACAAAAGTTAGGTCcaagcatttgcatttgcatgggCATATTGAGACAATAATAACCAAGGTTCAGTCAATAATTTCCAACACAGTTGGGACACAGCCAGGCGAGTGTACCAGTGTGATATAAAACCTCTCCAAGGTGTATTTCTAAAGACTACGTCAGTAGTTTGATGCTCATGGCATGCATTACCAGAACAACCACAACAGTTTACCGAAGAGCCAACATCCCATGGAACTGGTACTGAAGCAACATGCACAGTTTCTTTCACACTtcctcattcacacactggcCTACCCCATGTGGTCTGCACAAAATAGAGCAGGCTATTATACCATACACACTGACGCATCTACCTCCCTGAGGAGTAAATGGACTTATTAGGAAAGTGCTCCAGAATGCAAATCATCCATATGAACAGCGCTTTATTGAGTGGTTAGAGCAAAATCAACGCATACTTATGTCAGTAGCAGCTGGCTACATACAATCTGCGGAGACTGACAAATTATTGGTTATAGTCATCCTGCACCTGTTATGGTTTCCAATTAACAATTGTGCCAATTTAAATATCTgcataaagacaaaaataaatttgctCAGAAAAAAAAGCCTAATTGCAACCATTAACTCTGCCGTCGTGCATTTGACATGAGAACATTTTAGttatcacaaaaaataaacatatttctgaaaatgattGAATGTAATGGGACAGATGGTATGTTTTAAATCGTTTAATAGTAACTGTTAATTGCAACAATAAACTAAAAAGGTTTTAGCTGCTGACAGGGCTTTTTCATTAAGATGGGTTTAAAGGTGCATTTTCTGGCTCCCTTGCTTCATATGTCAGGTATAATATGTcatgtatttataaaaataggttatcatttcattatttggtgcggctaaaatagttttttttttgttaactgtgacttttttaaataggtttctgtgaaaaaacacatATAAATGTACATATTCCATTGTGTTTGTAAAATCGAATGTTAACTTTTCTTACATACTATAGTGAGTCTATAAGCACAGTAATGAGGCCTGAGTCATTCTCTTCTTGTAACCATGGCGATTACCCGCTTACACACCATCTCTAGTGGAGCTGTCAGTCACTTTCATTTGAGTAAGCTAGTGCACAAAAACACGATG
Encoded proteins:
- the pla2g12b gene encoding group XIIB secretory phospholipase A2-like protein isoform X1 gives rise to the protein MAPRTRLLLSLLLCVVLRGPATLGQEERDGPRATLAPPGGLSEEQGSRASPSGAPQDEESSWGLNSIRDGFQAVNGYFDSIVEVMGGRNGVCQYRCRYGKAPLARPNYKTPEPNGCSSSLIGFQVPESLDMGIPVMTKCCNQLDLCYDTCGSNKYRCDSKFRWCLHGICSDLKRSLGFVSKVEACETIADTLYNTVWTLGCRSYMNSQRSACFCDEEEKDEL
- the pla2g12b gene encoding group XIIB secretory phospholipase A2-like protein isoform X2, yielding MAPRTRLLLSLLLCVVLRGPATLGQEERDGPRATLAPPGGLSEEQGSRASPSGAPQDEESSWGLNSIRDGFQAVNGYFDSIVEVMGGRNGVCQYRCRYGKAPLARPNYKTPEPNGCSSSLIGFQLDMGIPVMTKCCNQLDLCYDTCGSNKYRCDSKFRWCLHGICSDLKRSLGFVSKVEACETIADTLYNTVWTLGCRSYMNSQRSACFCDEEEKDEL